A genome region from Nocardia sp. NBC_01730 includes the following:
- a CDS encoding alpha/beta hydrolase gives MAARSGDQRVIRGWLWKTGAVIATAVLVPSIGVAVATAAPIYAPILRAPVGGFEELFVPSSMGPIKVQVQWAARGGSAALYVLDGLRAPADHSQWTTDTDALRQFAGDNVTLVFPVGGRSSFYTDWYRPSSTNRQASTYKWEAFLTQELPAFLQRYGVSRTNNAIVGASMGGNAALMLAGHHRDQFKFAGSFSGFVHPTFPLWSEAMRAAMWDEGNFNVDDMWGPAGDPAWSRNDATVQAELLRGLPVYVSTGNGVPGPLDLPYGIGNTVNAMSLEAMTMAAAQMFGDRIAALGIAARIDIVNGTHTWPYWQQALATARPMILDALGAH, from the coding sequence GTGGCAGCGCGATCTGGGGACCAGCGGGTAATTCGTGGTTGGCTGTGGAAGACCGGTGCAGTCATAGCAACCGCTGTGCTGGTGCCGTCGATCGGCGTGGCGGTGGCTACCGCCGCACCGATCTATGCACCGATATTGCGCGCACCGGTAGGCGGTTTCGAGGAACTCTTCGTGCCGTCCAGCATGGGGCCGATCAAAGTCCAGGTGCAGTGGGCGGCCCGCGGCGGGAGCGCGGCTCTCTACGTGCTCGACGGTCTCCGTGCGCCTGCCGACCACAGTCAGTGGACGACCGATACCGACGCGCTGCGCCAGTTCGCAGGCGATAACGTCACGTTGGTGTTCCCGGTCGGTGGTCGCTCGAGCTTCTACACCGACTGGTACCGACCGAGTAGTACCAACCGTCAGGCGTCGACGTACAAATGGGAGGCCTTCCTCACCCAGGAGCTGCCTGCCTTCCTGCAACGGTACGGCGTGTCGCGAACCAACAACGCCATCGTGGGGGCCTCTATGGGGGGCAACGCCGCCCTGATGCTGGCCGGACACCATCGCGACCAGTTCAAGTTCGCCGGATCCTTTTCAGGATTCGTGCACCCGACGTTTCCGCTCTGGAGCGAAGCGATGCGCGCTGCCATGTGGGACGAGGGCAACTTCAATGTGGACGACATGTGGGGTCCGGCCGGGGACCCCGCATGGAGCCGCAACGATGCCACTGTGCAGGCAGAATTGCTGCGCGGACTGCCGGTATACGTCTCGACGGGCAATGGCGTGCCTGGTCCGCTCGACCTGCCGTACGGAATCGGCAACACGGTGAACGCGATGAGCCTCGAGGCGATGACGATGGCTGCCGCCCAGATGTTCGGTGATCGAATCGCGGCGTTGGGAATTGCCGCTCGCATCGACATCGTCAACGGAACGCACACCTGGCCCTACTGGCAGCAAGCGCTCGCGACGGCGCGTCCGATGATCCTGGATGCGCTCGGAGCGCACTGA